The genomic segment gtgtgtgtgtgtgtgtgtgtgtgtgtgtgtgtgtgtgtgtgtgtgtgtccatatacatatacatatatacatttgcctcacagttctgaggacccgggttcaaatccgaccttgcctgtgtggagtttgtgtgtgtgtatatatatataatataaatatatatatatatatatataatataaatataaatatatatatataattatggcTGTGTGCCCAGTTCCAATGGTTTTCATCTTCTGTTTGTCTCCTTTTGCATAATAACATTGGCTGCAAGTGACCATATGGAGAATATCGATGGCTACTTGATGAAGTATACCAACCTCGTGACAGGCTGGCAGTATAGGTGATGTGACATACTCAAATGCACAACCATTGAAGTTCAACTTTGCATTGCCTTGTCACTGTAATTTACAGAGTTGTACACTTTATCTTGTTGTTTCCAGGTTCTTTGTCTTAAACAATGAGGCGGGGTTGCTGGAGTACTTTGTCAATGAGCAGTCCCGGCCTCAGAAACCTCGTGGCATGCTCCCCCTGGCCGGGGCAGTCATCTCCCCCAGTGACGAGGACTCTCATACATTCACTGTCAATGCCATCAGTGGAGAACAGTACAAGCTAAGGGGTGTGTTGGACACATTGCTGTCTGTTTCTCACTTTGCTCACATTCAAATTTGTTTCTCATTTTCTCATCCATCAGATTCATGCAGTATTGATCTGGATGTTTTTTGGTCTTTGTTGCATGTTGTTGGAGTAGGGCTTAACATTCCTTTTGACGTTGAGTAACCCTGATCatatatattagactttacaccaattttattggcctgattggtatcggccgataattagcattttatgctgatgggctgatcggctttaatgtcataattcgccgatcctaTCAATGACGTCAAttatcggctccgcaaaagacatttactccgcgtcgccatcgtgcacagtatatttgaatccaaaagctagtttatttttagcctttttgtgtgtcttttgacgttgtaatgtaaatatctgacggtcaataaagttatttaaaaaaaaaaaaaaaaaaaaaacatgtctgagacagacaacacataatgtcCGGATCAGATTACAAGACAAATTGTCAGACTGCTGCAATAAAatcatgtattccgataccaccgcatcacgttttttacaatcattgggttttatcttgtcaactcaaatgcgaccggatacactcgttaccgtggcgacgacaacaagcgtGTATCGCGCCgtctgtattataaggacaaaatgggaaaaacgtgtgttggtggtcaccggtgctcaggacatgAGAGAAtattcgtttaaggcttgcttgaggtatgttcacgtacttttaatacgatacggctcgcaagcaggcaacaaaaacgttatgtagcctagcaagcctagtgctagcactaacggttatacgtaaacatgccgccattctgtcgaatcatgctctaaagtttcggtgtgggtgaagtaatttaattacagtaagttagcacccattatttctgtcatattgtaatgttggtttgacctgactgattagaatacatgatctgtcTAGAGCAGCACccccacaaacaaaaatgtcacaaaaagtggatacattaattactgtaggTACTTCCTTCCATCTAATAGAAAgacaattcatttgttctgtctgtcactatgcctcactggcataaatagatgaacaaagatatacatttattgtaaatatttttttttgagcaattaagtatatacagtaaattaacaggtcatttaaatagacacattactccatcttgtgatcggctcGGTgatcgattgttttttttaaactctgtgatcggccccaaaaatcctgatcgtgtaaagcctaatatataTGTGTCATTCTCAGCCACAGACGCCAAAGAGAGGCAACACTGGGTGAGCAGACTGCAAATCTGCACACAGCATCACACTGAGGCCATGGGGAAGGTAAGACTGTTTGAAACAGGTGGGGAAATATTTCACTTGATTTAATTAAACCTTGCCTCGCTTTACTTAGAGTAATCCTCCACCTAAGTCGCGCAGCTACTCGATGGTGTCTCAAGGCAGCAGCAGCTCACCCATGTCTCTGCGTCGACCTAGCCAGAATCCCACCTCCTTATTCCACTGGCAAATGCACAAGGGCTCATCACTGTACTCCAGCAAGCGTTCCCTGCTGCCAGACCACCTAATGGATGCCAGAGAAGTCAATAATTAAGCACACTACACTGATTGACAGAaatgtgtattgttttaattatacAAAAGAAGACAATGTCAAAAGGTGTCAAATACATGTTATTATATTCTTTTGAGATTTTTGTAACCAATAACCAAACACATTACACCTCGCCCTCTAGATGATGAGCCAGGCTCAAAGCCAGCACAAAGACCTGATCCAGGGCATAGAGGGCCTACCTGCAGGTCCTGGACTTTCCGCTTTGGACCAGGACCTGCTAATGCTCAAGGCTACCTCCATGGCCACCATGACCTGCCTCAACGAGTGCCTACATATCCTGAACCTGCAGCAGGTGGCCAGGCAGAGCGGTTCGATGGGAGGTGAGCTGCTTCCTTTCCATATCTTAAAATTGTGATGAAAGCGAAACAGAATTTGTCGTAATTAGTAGGTCTACAAGTCAAGATGTTCTTGTTCAGCTGGCCTCCATCCATTCAAGACAAACAGTGGAATAATTTTGCATTATTGATAGGGAACTTTACCTATTATTGCCACCTGTATCAACAGTAATTGGACCTCAGGTAGTTACAATATCCAAGCAGCGCTGTGACACATAgcagttttaattagttttttttttttaaatactgtatgcagCACACGTAGTACAGTATTCATGTCAGATTTGACTTTGACTTTAAAACTCACTCTCTGTTGAAAATCATTTGAAACAGGAAAACAGCCAGGTCATGTCCCACTTTTCTGAAGCAGATCTTATTACTCAATGCATATTTCATCAGTCAGCACCAATCGCAACAGCCAATCAGATTAAATTGCCCGGCAGCATGCAAGGTGAATTTGAATGGGATTGGCCCACCCCTAAATTTGCATAAAAAGATGCCACACCGGCAGACCTAAGCCAATCAAACGACGAGGAGGTTTCCTGTCGGCGGGTCAAGTATTGTGAGCCACGGTTTGTCTGAAGGGTCGAGTTGCACTCCGCTGATCTTGAACTAGAACCATCTGTCTACCACATGTCAGGCAGTTGTGGCCGTTGTATCGCGAGTGGTAGGTTCCTGTCGagctacgtgtgtgtgtgtgtgtgtgtgtgtgtgtgtgtgcgcgcatgcgtgCACAGAGTTGTGAGTGTTGGGGAGGCCTTgggagggggggaaattaaTATAATGAGTACCTCTGAACCTGCTGCTCTGCACCCCCCGCTCATGACAGGATCCACCATTGAGTGGCTGGAGCCCAAGCTGCCTGAAATCCTGAAGAATGGCAGCAGTTCAATGGGCAGCTTCACAACAGGAGAGGGCATGCTGGAGGAAGGATGTCTGGAGCTCAGCAGCCCGGAGTCCTGCAGTTTCTCTGGGGTGAGACACCAAGAGCTACAGTCTTTCCCAAGGTGTACCAACATACAGGACAACATGGATGAATGATTTCATTATTGTCTTGCTCTTTCAGGAGCAAGAAGACATTGATGCTGAGGATGAGATAATGGACTCTGTCACAGAGAAAGAGGAGGACCTGTGTGCAGTGGAGGAGGAGCGCAGTGTCATTCTACACCTGCTCTCGCAGCTGAAGCTGGGCATGGACCTCACGCGGGTAGGTCGAGTTCCCTGTGCTGAcagataacaaaaacaaattttgacGTGCTGACTTAAAATAAGCTCCATGTCTTGCCCACCGTGTGCTGTGGAGTTCATCTGATTATTTTTTCTGGTCGGAGCTTGTGTTTATATTAGCAAGGGCTTGTTTGCAACTTCCAAGGCACAGTTTTTGAACCTAGATTAATTTACTTAATGATGGCTCGGTAATTTGTCAATTATTTCCCTATTCAAAAAACACCTACCATTCTTAAAGCTGATTTGAATAATGAAATGTGTGCTTGCAGGGTCTGAAGTTGTAATAACAAATTTCAGAACCAAaaccagaatcatcttcatttgccaagtatgtcaaaaacagacaaggaatttatctccagtaattggagccactctagtacaacagacagccatttgacaaaaaatacttttaagacaaaaacataaaacaccgTACGgcgagtcactgagcaatgaaaggtggTAATGAGGTAATGCTgatgcaattattattttttttttgacagttgtgcaaatgatgcagtcctcttgcaatttagagcagtttgaaatgactaatagagcaataatctggtacagtgacaattatgcaaatggtgcagagacttaAATAAATGTAAGCATTTTGAAGTGACAAGTAATGCGATAAGCtggaacagtgacaattgtgcaaatggtgcagatacttctcaagcatgagtggccagtattggtcaacaaccgatatgcaaatagtgcagagtgacaagactactacagtgagtgcacgaataatgtataattcgcccgacagagatgtgacaacaatcgcaatgcaaaattggcagcatgttacaatggaattgtaagttaaatgtttaagaagttaatggcaagagggaagaagctattggaatgtctgcttgttttagtttgttttgatcgatagcgcctacctgagggaaggagctggaagaggtggtgaccaggatgtggagggtccaaaaggattttgcatgctcttgtcttaggtctggcagtgtgcaagttctcaagggtgggtaggggggtactgatGATTTTTTTCGGCAGtcttgattgtccgttgcagtcggagtttgtccttttttgaagcagcaccaaaccagactgtgatggatgaacacaggactgattcgatgactgctgtgtagaactgcctcaacagctcctgtggcatgCCGTGCTTCCTCATAAGCCGTAGTAAGTActtcctctgctgggcctttttgaggatggagttgatgttcgtctcccacttcaagtcctgagagactgtaattcagAGGagcttgaaggtctcgacagttgacacagagCAGCGGGACAGCGTGAGAGACAGCTGTAGTGAAGTATGCTTCTTAAAGTCCTCGATCATCTCAACAGCCTTGACTGTGTTCAGCTCCTgtttgtgttggccgcaccactgCTTCAGCTGCTCCACTTCTTGTCTATATGAGGACTCTGCTATGACTATGCAGTCTttaatgaggccgatgactgtggtgtggtctgcaaacttcaagagtttgacaactgggtgtgttgaggtgcagtcgtttgtgtagagagagaagattggcgtagagaggacacatcttcccggtgctgatggtgagTGTGgacagcctcacctgctgtgtcctgcacGTCACGAGACGCTGAGCTAGAGAAGCtaggaggagaggagtttggggatgatggtagtgaatgcagagctgaagtccacgaataggatcctcgcgtaggttcCCTCACTgccgaggtgttctaggatgaagtgcagtcccatgttgactgccttatccacagacctgtttggtctgttggcaaactgcaggaggtccaacaggggacctgtgacgctcttgaggtggtccagcatgaggtgttcaaaggacttcatgaccacagatgtgagggtaacaggcctgtagtcgttcagacccaagattgcaggtttcttaggGACTGTAATGATGGGGACGTGAGGTCTGgacctgccgctttgttgatcttttgttgtttgaagtcCTGTTCATGGATTGTCAACGGagaagggggagtcagaggtatgatggtggtgcggctgggtgctGTGGGGTgttaaagtgtccttttcaaatttgcATTATGTGTTCAAGTTGTTAGCTAGTcgtttattgttctctgcttgagGGGATGGTTGCTTGTAgatggttagcgattgtaatccacACCAGACTGACTTAGTCGTtagcagtaaactgtttttccatcttttctgcataatttctctttgtgatgtaattttttttagttagcTGATGTCTAGCCtgattatacagggctctatccccacttcgataggcgtcctctttagcctggcgaagttgctgaaGTTTGACTGTGAACCACTGCttattgttattgaacgtgcaaagtgtctttgttggtacacacatatcttcacagaaactgatataggatgtgataTCCGTTTATACATCCAGGCTGCCGGtggaagtttcaaagacactccaatctgtgcagtctaaacaatattgaagttctatctttgcatcattggtccacttcttctctgttttaaatttgatccaaaacataccacGCTGGTGGGCTTGGTGCTGACATTGTTTGTCGTAGTCGTGAGTCAAGGCGGGTCGCTTTTATTTACATGAGCAATTGGTGATTCCTCTTTCCAAATCAGTTAAGATTAAATGCcatagaccaggggtgtccaaactttttgcaaagagggccagatttggtcagatgaaaatgtatggggggcgaccattcggcctgacattcctcgaaccattaacattgtaaattaacatgtaaatatttaactatatcactttgctgtctgcagctaggtcgatattgcaaatgagaatctgttttcaattgcattaccaggatagttaaaggttaaaataataataaattaaatacaaattaactattttataaaagttgactgaaatttttttgaaacatgtatttattgattttgttttaacaaatcacatcccagtgcattttgacaaagaatagtatagtgGCTATGCAGCTAGTATAGTgattatactattattataatgtataatatagtcatctgatttgactatagtatagtcaaatacgatgacagaaatttgacaaaactgtggtttgatcatcacaaaaaatcaattcactgagactcgtagctcgcctttgtagaattttcatttgaatcacgggctcttgtgaaaaagcgctgctgtgctatcaaaacagcttccagtggcttcagtttttcagcACGTTTGTTCGCCGGTAGCTTGTCATAGTTaacatgtttcgtctggtaattaaattctttgaaaacagccacagcctcttggcaaattaggcagacacagttgtttcgcATGTCAGTGAAGAAATCCACTTGTCCCGGACACTGCGGCCctcgttgtcaactttcctctttttagtgtcagttgccattttagaaatgggctaaaaacataccacaggggtaaaCGTTTACAAAGGGGTCACACAACGAGagtgcggccacaggtctactgccaccctctggtgaaatataaaatggctttttttttttgtatgtctgtattgtttactgtggtaaactgtgctggcgggccacatattattgattttatgacatgatgcttcgggccggaggaaatttggacactggccggactttgggcatgcctgcCATAGACGAACGGCTTAACAAAAGAACTGTTATTGTACCAAACAAAagtatgttccagactccaaagacttgtgtgTCGTATTCTTCTTAAAGTTAACATCGCCGCCATTTGCGCAATCTCTGCGCAGAGCTCTCTGCGACTATAGATAGAACTCCGGCAATCGTGGCTGCCACGTCAGTGCATTGCCTGGAAATGtcaccacattcaacatggccgccacatgtCAATGGATTGACTTTGATTGGAATGtcaccacattcaacatggccgtcaCGTCGGCTGGATCTAGtcatttgcatatctgttacCCGAAAATACGTGTGTCCCAGTCTTTGCCTATATTGTgccacagtgccagtaaacaacggcgtccaattctggaactaacagactctGTCAACGCCGGTATATGTGACAACgagaaactatttttggacacatgtaCTGTCCAGACGGTCCGTTATTTTCGGTAcctgttaaatcgaggttccactgaattGGCGAGACTCAATGACACattgaccattcacactcgAATTCACACCTAAAGGTAATTTCTTCAGTTCacataacatgcatttttgggaaAGTGGGAAGAAACTAGAGTCCAGTACCTAGAGAATACCATCAAAAGCTTGGGTGAAACTGCCAAGAGAGGAACAGGGGACAGCTGTATGACAATGCATCAGTGGTGCGTACATCAAGTGCCGCATAGAGAAACTATTGACTGTTTCCATAAAAAGACTGCCCAATGTTTACAATAGTCATGAAATTACATATAGTAAATCATTCatctctccccgtgcctgtgtgggttttctccgtgtactcaggtttcttcccacattccatgAACAggttagtgaggataagcggtatgggaaatggatggatggaaatgattCATCAATGTTATGGCCCCGGTTTTGATGCAAATGTG from the Phycodurus eques isolate BA_2022a chromosome 1, UOR_Pequ_1.1, whole genome shotgun sequence genome contains:
- the LOC133403073 gene encoding oxysterol-binding protein-related protein 11-like isoform X2, yielding MQGETTSIRITENEGKLDVFPQNRTPSSGRASAKSWQYSDHMENIDGYLMKYTNLVTGWQYRFFVLNNEAGLLEYFVNEQSRPQKPRGMLPLAGAVISPSDEDSHTFTVNAISGEQYKLRATDAKERQHWVSRLQICTQHHTEAMGKSNPPPKSRSYSMVSQGSSSSPMSLRRPSQNPTSLFHWQMHKGSSLYSSKRSLLPDHLMDAREMMSQAQSQHKDLIQGIEGLPAGPGLSALDQDLLMLKATSMATMTCLNECLHILNLQQVARQSGSMGGSTIEWLEPKLPEILKNGSSSMGSFTTGEGMLEEGCLELSSPESCSFSGEQEDIDAEDEIMDSVTEKEEDLCAVEEERSVILHLLSQLKLGMDLTRVVLPTFILEKRSLLEMYADFMSHPELFVAITDGSTPEDRMVRFVEYYLTSFHEGRKGAIAKKPYNPIIGETFHCSWKVPKTPEGPFADSPQGSPDPTASQDSYQVRFVAEQVSHHPPVSGFYAECQERRMCVNTHVWTKSKFMGMSIGVSMIGEGCLTLLEHHEEYSFTLPCAYARSILTVPWVELGGKVNISCAKTGYAAIITFQTKPFYGGKLHKVSGMALWNLLIPVGRPGWLMSPNCL